In one Plasmodium reichenowi strain SY57 chromosome 7, whole genome shotgun sequence genomic region, the following are encoded:
- a CDS encoding 1-cys peroxiredoxin has product MRMRRTILIFSVLLIPLTFCFKNALIKHSINIVSKRGNSKNRFSQKVYESKNIDLENDIKENDLIPNVKVMIDVRNMNNISDTDGSPNDFTSIDTHELFNNKKILLISLPGAFTPTCSTKMLPGYEEEYDYFIKENNFDDIYCITNNDIYVLKSWFKSMDIKKIKYISDGNSSFTESMNMLVDKSNFFMGMRPWRFVAIVENNILVKMFQEKDKQHNIQTDPYDISTVNNVKEFLKNNQL; this is encoded by the exons ATGAGAATGAGAAGAACAATACTAATATTTAGTGTTCTATTAATACCTCTTactttttgttttaaaaatgCTTTAATTAAGCATTCTATTAATATAGTATCCAAACGAGGAAACTCAAAGAATCGGTTTTCCCAAAAAGTTTATGAATCCAAAAATATAGATTTggaaaatgatataaaagaaaatgatcTTATTCCTAACGTGAAAGTTATG aTTGACGTAAGAAATATGAACAACATATCTGATACCGATGGGAGCCCAAACGATTTTACTTCAATAGATACACatgaattatttaataacaAAAAGATTTTATTAATCAGTTTACCTGGGGCATTTACGCCTACTTGTAGTACAAAAATGTTACCAGGATATGAAGAAgaatatgattattttataaaagagaataattttgatgacatttattgtattactaataatgatatatatgtattaaagAGTTGGTTTAAAAGTAtggatataaaaaaaataaaatatataagtgATGGTAATAGTTCATTTACAGAAAGTATGAATATGTTAGTAGACAaatctaatttttttatgggAATGAGACCTTGGAGATTTGTTGCTATTgttgaaaataatattttggTTAAAATGTTTcaagaaaaagataaacAACATAATATTCAAACAGACCCATATGATATATCAACTGTCAATAATGTAAAAGagtttttaaaaaataatcagttataa
- a CDS encoding hypothetical protein (conserved Plasmodium protein, unknown function), whose protein sequence is NNMKENAYINNPEFPFKKLNIEKLEKIRKSVSLCNKSGINNSKSREHSFDKKVADNVKNKDLERMNSCTLSKNVNNKNKKKNFIERNIEKISMLSKKNNMFIKSIKNCNRKHIIGYDLQKDDNKIDMKQNRVKKNSELFSRNVSTNSKRDTFTSDERNNDISKKKYELKKNNITNIVDYNGNNNNKKKSSKNIYNHKNSSYNINQKGNSKFKDISFESSRNLDTTSSINYNHKTKKNIYDRRALVRRQNTLLNEDVDNKCVKGNLNTHTKSKEDINEFNIKENYDGDNNDDDNDDDNDGDNNDDDNDGDNNDDDNNGDNNDDDNDDDNDGDNNDDDNDGDNNNGDNNDYDDDDNDNDGDNNDYDDDNNNIEKRARQINSRQNKERCNTVRKNIQEVNEDTGPLNEQSDDDNNNNMNVIINRNILDDKNNEMEKIKLNENSNLILSYNDMVMHDKKRNLGDFENMKGFNETHKEVNFYPSKYNLKDKNIKSNNHIHINNEYYINQDNHNEYSFDNNFYKSNISKEMESSKEYLSGSELSKGDYDMAIDKMNRRKESESISNHEIYSVHEEKKNYMNNTNDKNITLNNSESYEERNDNFSKPISSNDNSSVGRITNDTSTSGKNYKNLPRNSEICKKNLTNDYINFINNVSENLLISEQGDVEDFYSSYEEKYKKRSNIQHNKNNEKFNKSNDNQFYRNKMYALNNQLNHNIYLDDDTKEGINYELQILEQNNDDGMRKYKDTQLNELTKKTKDTYENSNCEFNKNTLSYDKDVEHINCTDNPYDNYNNSYIQGEENVYGEQYVYDDSKMGNNIDRYDNLKSYKQITHLEKNHTVDNLIEERGNVYNYISDQIYFNNEIQNDEKDIPKNILVNNVVNMEEQKTMYNDRGNLKNVYDDSYYETINNEYKIQINEEKKNKFLCSSNDTYNTDIVKMYNRKLSYGKDNKKENKLLNKNMILKEIFGSNYESSLKNNLNDTVNNVESDVDVKGNHEEGHDDDTNELEDLENDVKDDEENEEYNEDIEQQNDYLEDDDVVDKEDELDAEEVQRLSNNYNTLNNKATNDESTKHIISNKINDEDLKKERIQNMEEHEYIPCASNKSISNNYHVLSKSEYDKSSYVCELYNNNDDSLLKRYEEGSSPLILAKPVFNDRESEISVNKHILGDSNKNLFMEKRKMDDFNKKQKYNEVEINGREKNNFVDKTKEMFEYMSRGSCVSLNAVKVNNSNDDRIIKQDMNGRDEMENEEDMEYEDDMQCEEMESIEEINKEDNTIDDDTNEGECVIIEETNEEENDNEFEDIYEEEDMDEEEDMNEEGDMNEEEDVNEEEDVNEEEDVNEEEDVNEEEDVNEEEDVKEEEDLYDEEEIIQQNIENIHGVLSNKTGECDMRKEKTYEIESEKYGKSISNKFEGISGIMSKTDENINTNEREYNFEKKQIIGMWENSSNYEFRNNKEITDKEINYMNSFKNRLGELDEKIRNRKRIYEERKEIQNDNTNNNNNNNNNNNNININNNNNININNNNNNNNNNNNYYDHTNDGNFPNGKKKNIMSKYIDNNFLIYKSDIFNEKPKARNLKTLPLNEETLKTYYGKIRNSKEKGVLYDSLSDSYNYRRKENKMRRSYYMNLYKNRKGDNEEWKYNDIRNGTMDGVCFDEDKYKNRKYYDKEKYEEDKYYEKENNNEINNVENYYKKKYNHYKRNNEEEEEEENEYITTNKRRRRNIQELDNIIVNKNYNNIFEMNVNSSGYDSSLHKDMKEKMGYINDKNNNIENKKINSSYNDNNSQGNNDNSVYNNNSSQNNISYNNSVISKMVLYPSINETTNSSNTVVSKRSKYILRHSNVSSNYDDVPMFFNFINCCSSVLGSEIIYVTDETYGKCENILKDKPFNNNTEKGYYEYISNDLYNLLNKDLYINNDNNNNNDNINHNLYGYSKYNEISRNHLDLYPFGEFPKANEVKNIRNTLHSKYITPTKYECPGWLTKRRIKKYFDFCVIKLCKPTLIKGIDIDTNNFLGNYAPYISIEGAYIEDELLLNPSSFSKYVDEIRYDQKKYNSFILEKNTYPYSDYTDGLKDTVINDNVYDKNYKNDTNHSIIFNKNNNNVLKGRDEIELTIDGKTYFKRNKYFYEPILIEALDKSDHEYESYVEILRYNDNLKNLQNNPKSTSFITNGNEYRYINNKLYTLIDVTREIANRHPNIYNMCLSNKNSSFYISQEENTSMNNIKGEYLNRGENDDHKKNKDNDEGINNNTTCNNWYDTIYFRNGKRKNEINEKNINTTHNREKDTLNYDYNNYYNTSTLFLDNDYSVEKRIYNELHQKYQWVSILEDERMNPGFKNYNHNCFNINTCNKIFTHLIVCLLPDGGINKLRVYGEIKNNEKARKKNYKKTINVCNILDGANIVYTTDEFYGKSENILIDHNSDYVMGWQTRRSINRPLRYVENLSLNNISSIFLNNNYCIIKLSYITNIKYIEINTIFYEYNSPLCVSIDSCNLKEIHPQEKTKQIQFFNDHIQNIQWVQLLPLSYIKGNHINFFSINKIFNKTSLSDNLISTHLRLNIYPDGGINTIKVYGTVLED, encoded by the coding sequence ataataatatgaaagaaaatgcttatataaataatccAGAGTTTCCATTCAAGAAGCTCaatattgaaaaattaGAAAAGATAAGGAAAAGTGTCAGCTTATGTAATAAATCAGGAATAAATAATTCCAAGAGTAGGGAACACTCCTTTGATAAGAAAGTTGCTgataatgtaaaaaataaagatttGGAAAGAATGAATTCATGTACATTAAgtaaaaatgtaaataataaaaataaaaaaaaaaattttattgagagaaatattgaaaaaatatctatgttaagtaaaaaaaataacatgtttataaaatctataaaaaattgtaataGAAAACATATTATTGGTTATGACTTACAAAAAGATGATAACAAAATAGATATGAAACAAAATAGAGTTAAGAAAAATTCTGAATTGTTCAGCAGAAATGTATCAACTAATTCCAAACGCGATACATTTACAAGTGATGAAAGGAATAATGACATAagtaagaaaaaatatgaattaaaaaagaataatataacaaatattgTTGATTAtaatggtaataataataataagaagaaGAGTTCtaagaatatttataatcataagaattcttcatataatataaatcaaaaGGGGAATTCAAAATTTAAGGATATATCTTTTGAAAGTTCCAGAAATTTGGATACTACATCAAgtattaattataatcataagacgaaaaaaaatatttatgacCGCAGGGCATTGGTGAGACGACAAAACACTCTTTTAAATGAAGATGTGGATAATAAATGTGTCAAAGGTAATTTGAATACTCATACAAAAAGTAAGGAAGATATAAACGAATTTAACATTAAAGAGAATTATGatggtgataataatgatgatgataatgatgatgataatgatggtgataataatgatgatgataatgatggtgataataatgatgatgataataatggtgataataatgacgatgataatgatgatgataatgatggtgataataatgatgatgataatgatggtgataataataatggtgataataatgattatgatgatgatgataatgataatgatggtgataataatgattatgatgatgataataataatattgagAAACGTGCAAGACAAATAAATAGTAGGCAAAATAAAGAGAGATGTAATACTGTGcgaaaaaatatacaagaAGTAAATGAAGACACTGGCCCTTTAAATGAACAAagtgatgatgataataataataatatgaatgttattataaatagAAACATTCTTGATGACAAGAATAATGaaatggaaaaaataaaattgaatgaaaattcaaatttaatattatcatataatgATATGGTTATGcatgataaaaaaagaaaccTTGGTGattttgaaaatatgaaaGGGTTTAATGAAACACATAAAGAAGTCAATTTTTATCCCtctaaatataatttaaaagataaaaatattaaaagcAATAAccatatacatattaacaatgaatattatattaatcaagataatcataatgaatattcttttgataataatttttataaaagtaatatTTCTAAAGAAATGGAAAGTTCAAAGGAATATCTTTCTGGTAGTGAATTAAGCAAAGGTGATTATGATATGGCAATTGATAAAATGAATAGAAGGAAAGAATCGGAATCTATAAGTAACCATGAAATTTATAGTGTACatgaagaaaagaaaaattatatgaataatacaaatgataAGAATATTACTTTAAATAATTCTGAATCATATGAAGAAAGAAATGATAACTTTTCTAAACCGATCAGTTCGAATGATAATTCATCTGTAGGTAGAATAACAAATGATACATCAACAAGTGGgaagaattataaaaatttacCAAGAAACAGTGAAATTTGTAAAAAGAATTTAACtaatgattatataaattttattaataatgttagtgagaatttattaatttcgGAGCAAGGTGATGTCGAAGATTTTTATTCATCATATgaggaaaaatataagaagAGATCAAATATtcaacataataaaaataatgaaaagtTTAATAAATCTAATGATAACCAATtttatagaaataaaatgtatgCGTTAAATAATCAATtaaatcataatatatatttagatGATGATACGAAGGAGGGTATAAATTATGAATTACAAATATTagaacaaaataatgatgatggaatgagaaaatataaagacACACAATTAAATGAATTGACTAAAAAGACCAAAGATACGTATGAAAATTCAAATTGTGAATTTAATAAGAATACATTATCATATGATAAAGATGTAGAACATATTAATTGTACAGACAATCcatatgataattataataattcttatataCAAGGAGAAGAAAATGTATATGGAGAGCAATATGTATATGATGATTCTAAGATGggaaataatatagatagatatgataatttaaaaagttataaacaaataacacatttagaaaaaaatcaCACTGTTGATAATTTAATTGAAGAAAGAGGAAATgtgtataattatataagtGACCAAATATACTTTAATAATGAGATTCAGaatgatgaaaaagatattCCTAAAAATATACTAGTTAATAATGTTGTAAATATGGAAGAACAAAAAACAATGTACAATGATCGAGGTAATTTGAAAAATGTATATGACGATTCTTATTATGAAACaattaataatgaatataaaatacaGATTAATGAagagaagaaaaataaatttttatgtagCTCGAACGATACATACAATACAGATATAGTAAAAATGTATAACAGGAAATTATCCTATGGTAaggataataaaaaagaaaataaattattaaacaaaaatatgatattgAAAGAAATTTTTGGTTCAAACTATGAATCTAGTTTGAAAAACAATCTGAATGATACTGTTAATAATGTGGAATCTGATGTTGATGTAAAAGGTAACCATGAAGAAGGACATGATGATGATACTAATGAGTTGGAGGATCTAGAGAATGATGTAAAGGATGATGAAGAGAATGAAGAATACAACGAAGACATAGAACAACAAAATGATTATCTAGAAGACGACGACGTAGTAGATAAAGAAGACGAATTGGATGCTGAAGAAGTACAAAGGTTAAGTAATAATTACAAtacattaaataataaagcTACAAATGATGAATCAACCaaacatataatatcaaATAAAATCAATGATGAAGATTTGAAAAAGGAAAGGATACAAAATATGGAAGAACATGAATATATACCATGTGCTAGTAATAAGTCCATATCAAATAATTATCATGTATTATCAAAATCGGAATATGATAAGAGTTCTTATGTTTgtgaattatataataataatgacgATTCTTTGCTTAAAAGATATGAAGAAGGTTCCTCTCCACTAATTTTAGCGAAACCGGTTTTTAATGATAGAGAAAGTGAAATTAGTGttaataaacatattttagGAGATAGCAATAAGAATCTGTTTATGgagaaaagaaaaatggatgattttaataaaaaacagAAATACAATGAAGTAGAGATAAATGGGAGagaaaagaataattttgtagataaaacaaaagaaaTGTTTGAATATATGTCAAGGGGGTCATGTGTTTCGTTAAATGCTGTGAAAGTGAATAATTCAAATGATGATAGGATAATTAAACAGGATATGAATGGAAGGGATGAAATggaaaatgaagaagataTGGAATATGAAGACGACATGCAATGTGAGGAGATGGAAAGTatagaagaaataaataaagagGATAATACCATTGATGATGACACTAATGAAGGCGAATGCGTTATCATAGAAGAGACAAACGAGGAGGAAAATGATAACGAATTTGAAGATATTTatgaagaagaagataTGGATGAAGAGGAAGATATGAATGAAGAGGGAGATATGAATGAAGAGGAAGATGTGAATGAAGAGGAAGATGTGAATGAAGAGGAAGATGTGAATGAAGAGGAAGATGTGAATGAAGAGGAAGATGTGAATGAAGAGGAAGATGTGAAGGAAGAGGAAGACCTTTATGATGAAGAAGAGATTATCCAACAAAATATAGAAAACATTCATGGTGTTCTAAGCAATAAAACTGGAGAATGTGATATGCgtaaagaaaaaacatATGAAATTGAATCTGAAAAATATGGGAAAAGTATTTCAAATAAGTTTGAAGGTATATCAGGAATTATGAGTAAGACggatgaaaatataaacacTAATGAAAGGGAGTATAATTTTGAGAAGAAGCAAATAATAGGAATGTGGGAGAATTCTTCTAATTATGAATTCAGGAATAATAAAGAGATAACTGATAAGGagataaattatatgaattcATTTAAGAATAGGTTAGGAGAACTGgatgaaaaaattagaaaTCGAAAAAGGATATATGAGGAAAGGAAGGAAAtacaaaatgataatactaataataataataataataataataataataataatattaatattaataataataataatattaatattaataataataataataataataataataataataattactATGATCATACTAATGATGGCAATTTTCCTAATGgcaagaaaaaaaatataatgtccaaatatatagataacaattttttgatatacaaaagtgatatatttaatgaGAAACCAAAGGCGCGTAATTTAAAAACCTTACCACTGAATGAAGAAACACTGAAAACGTATTATGGGAAAATTCGAAATAGTAAGGAGAAGGGTGTTCTATATGATTCTTTGAGTGATAGTTATAATTATCGAAGGAAAGAGAACAAGATGAGAAGAagttattatatgaatttatataaaaatagaaaagGTGATAATGAAGAGTGgaaatataatgatataagAAATGGAACAATGGATGGCGTTTGTTTTGATgaagataaatataaaaatagaaaatattatgataaagaaaaatatgaagaagataaatattatgagaaagaaaataataatgaaataaataatgttgaaaattattacaagaagaaatataatcattataagcgtaataatgaagaggaagaagaagaagaaaatgaatatataacaaCAAATAAAAGGAGAAGGAGGAATATACAGGAAttagataatataattgttaataaaaattataataatatatttgaaatGAATGTAAATTCTAGTGGTTATGATAGTAGTCTTCATAAAGATATGAAGGAAAAAATGGGTTAcataaatgataaaaataataatattgaaaataaaaaaattaatagttcatataatgataataatagcCAAGgtaataatgataatagtgtatataataataacagtagtcaaaataatatatcttataataatagtgTTATCTCTAAAATGGTATTATATCCAAGTATTAATGAAACAACGAATAGTAGTAATACGGTTGTATCTAAAAgaagtaaatatatattaagacATTCAAACGTATCTTCTAATTATGATGACGTTCCTAtgttttttaattttataaattgtTGTTCTAGTGTATTAGGTTCtgaaattatttatgtaacAGATGAAACATATGGCAAAtgtgaaaatatattaaaagataaaccatttaataataatacagAGAAGGgatattatgaatatatatcaaatgatttatataatttattaaacaaagatttatatataaataatgataataataataataatgataatattaatcaTAATCTATATGGTTATAGcaaatataatgaaatatcAAGAAATCATTTAGACTTATATCCATTTGGAGAATTTCCAAAAGCTAATgaagtaaaaaatattagaaATACATTACAttctaaatatattacacCTACAAAATATGAATGTCCTGGTTGGTTAACCAAAAGGagaataaagaaatatttcGATTTCTGtgttataaaattatgtaaaCCTACATTGATTAAAGGAATAGATATTGatacaaataattttttagGAAATTATGCTCCTTATATTTCTATTGAAGGTGCATATATTGAAGATGAATTACTCTTAAATCCATCGtctttttcaaaatatgTAGATGAAATCCGATATGATcaaaaaaagtataattcttttatattagaaaaaaatacatatcCTTATTCTGATTACACAGATGGTTTAAAGGACACAgtaataaatgataatgtgtatgataaaaattataaaaatgatacGAATCAtagtattatatttaataaaaataataataatgtattGAAAGGTAGAGATGAAATTGAACTAACAATAGATGgtaaaacatattttaaaagaaataaatatttttatgaacCAATTTTAATAGAAGCATTGGATAAATCTGATCACGAATATGAATCTTATGTTGAAATCTTAAGATACAATGATAATTTGAAgaatttacaaaataatcCTAAGTCGACATCATTTATTACTAACGGAAATGAATATCGTTATATTAACAATAAGTTATATACTTTAATCGATGTTACTAGAGAGATAGCTAATAGACATcctaatatatataatatgtgtttgtcaaataaaaattcttccttttatatttcaCAAGAGGAAAATACAagtatgaataatataaaaggaGAATACCTTAACAGGGGGGAAAATGATGAtcataagaaaaataaagataatgatgaaggaataaataataatactacATGTAACAACTGGTATGatactatatattttagaaatggaaaaagaaaaaatgagataaatgaaaagaatataaatacaacACATAATAGAGAAAAGGATACTTTAAATTATGactataataattattataatacaaGTACACTATTTTTAGATAATGATTATTCAGtagaaaaaagaatatataacGAATTACATCAGAAATATCAATGGGTATCGATATTAGAAGATGAGAGAATGAATCCAggttttaaaaattataatcataattgttttaatataaatacatgtaataaaatatttactCATTTAATTGTATGTTTATTACCTGATGGAggtattaataaattaagaGTATATGgagaaataaaaaataatgagaaagcaaggaaaaaaaattataaaaagacTATAAATgtttgtaatatattagatGGTGCAAATATTGTATATACAACAGATGAATTTTATGGAAAATCTgagaatattttaattgATCATAATTCTGATTATGTTATGGGATGGCAAACAAGAAGATCAATTAATCGACCTTTACGCTATGTAGAAAATTtatcattaaataatatatcatctattttcttaaataataattattgtataataaaattaagttatattactaatataaaatatatagaaataaatactattttttatgaatataattcCCCTTTATGTGTTTCTATAGATTCTTgtaatttaaaagaaatacaTCCACAggaaaaaacaaaacaaataCAATTCTTTAATGATCATATTCAAAATATCCAATGGGTACAATTATTACCcttatcatatattaaaggaaatcatataaattttttttcaattaataaaatattcaacAAAACATCTTTGAGTGATAATCTAATATCAACACATTTACgtttaaatatatatccaGATGGTGGAATTAATACCATAAAAGTGTATGGTACAGTATTAGAGgattaa